In Coffea eugenioides isolate CCC68of chromosome 4, Ceug_1.0, whole genome shotgun sequence, the genomic stretch AGTGACAAATTTTCGCAAGAAGTTCTTCTCCCTAACAGAAAATATAGAATATAAACTTAAGTTCTTCTCAATCAAGCCTTTCGAATGCAAGAGATGAATAACAGAGCCTCTAGGAATAATCCTTTTCTCCACACTCAAAGTGACAATGTGGGGATACCTTGCAACCACCTGGGAATTCCATCCCATTTTATTCACCATAAAGTCCATTAACTTGGTAAGCTTCTTCTCTGACACGAGCATACAGAAAGGTTGCCCTCTGTATGCCGAACGAATTTCATCTTCAGACCAACCCCAATTACTATAGATTTCATAATTGCGTGCCCATCTCGATCTATTACCCTTACCTGATCGAGCAAGTAAGGCGATCATAAACATTGATTTCGAAGGATCAAATCCCATTTCCTCAACCTGGGATAAAGCTTCTGCAAACTGATCATTGTCTTGCATCATTGCGAGAGAGAAATGAGCCAATGACATTCTAATATGCTTTTCTGGCACTCCAAGTTCCCGTAGCATAGCAATATTTGAAGTAAGGTTCTTTACCGGATTTTTACAAAAAAAGGCATTACGCCACATAGCAGCACTGGCAATCCTAGCGTCCGTTAAAAATATGCTCTTGAAGCAATTAAACATAGGTAAAATTGTATTCTTCAAGCTGTATGTCAATAGATGGTGGTTCGCTGAAAGATAGTTGGTCAGGTCAGTTCTAGAAACCCACATAGACCTGAAAAACTCAATCTTGGGCAAAAGTGTCTTCTCAGGATTGTATAAAAGAATCTTAGGCGCAGATATCACAATTCTAGTTATGTGGATACTGCTGAATCCTTGGTCCCTGAGAAAGCTTAAAACAGCATTTGGCTTCTCAGGGGATTCAAATTTCACTCTTTTAGAAAGCAAAATGGCCTTTTCTTCTGACAACCCACATGAGTTCACAAGGTAAGAGACAGTAAAAGAATCTGATTTACCACCATTCTTATTTCTTGTTTTCAGACCATACCCAGAATCAATTCCCTCAACAAGACTACTGTAATTGATAGAGCACTGGTTGTCAAACATTCTTGGACCAACTGGGTTTGAAAGTAATCTACTTTTCTGAAGCAACGTAAAGCATGGAATTGTCTTTTTAGCCAAACTTCTGATTGAAAAGTGTTTGCGAAACAAATATGCAGACCACATGTTTGATGCATTTACTGTAAGAGTAACTCACTTTCTTTTTGGAGCTACGAATAACAAGTTGAGCAGAAAGGGATATCCGGGGTGTTCTGAAATTTGATTCCTCCGGATTGCCACCAGCCTTACGCCTGCCTGGTGCTAGCCTGCTAGGTTACTGGGTTACAGCCATAGAGGAAGTAGAAGAATAGCGCAATCATTTTGTCTTCGACAGCCAAACGGTCAAATTGAGAGATGAACTAACCCGTCATGTAATAGGTTTGcaattggaaaagaaaattcaagtagggttaattacattttacccccttAAAGCACCACTATTGCACTTTTTCCCCTAAACCCAAATATACATACTTTTATCTTTAActatgattaaaaaaaaaatcaatagtCATTCTCTGCTTACTTAATAAAATGTCCTACCAAAAAGGCCATGTTTCTTTGTCCCAAAAAATacatattttagtattttaccgCCTTAAAATCGGTcaaaacaaatatatataataattgaTAATTTAGTTATGAAATGACAAGCAAAACTGTCACCAAATTATGCAGAGATCTTTTTATCTTTtggtgcaaaaaaaaaaaaatccaagataCAACTTGGTCGATGCAATTCAAATTCTTCACCACCAATTGAGCAATGTCATTAAatccgtttttttttttttgcaccaTTTTTAAGAGatctatttttgaaaaacttgcCAATATTGGCATTATCGTAAAATTTTCTTAAATATACCCCAAAAGAGCAACTTTCCAAATAGAGCCATAAAAAAAGTGCACGTAGAAGACgacaaataagaataaaaaataagaaaacaaaGAGTTGGCTGGGAGTTCTGAATGTAAagttaatcattttttttttggtttaatattttctattttgttatCATTTTTTGTAAGTTTTGGACATTATGGCATCCGCTACATTAATTaataccttttcttttttatttggatGAATAAGTATTAACCTTTTAACTAAGTTAATAAGGAAATAATAaggggataattgcagaaacttcccctgagatttctgacatttGTATTGACCTCCcttgtggtttgaaaaattacactgacctcccctgaggttactaatcctttgcaaattcagtccaaacgattaaaatattgttttagagattaaaattagaattttttaccaaatttgtcatttgtactacatgtccaatgaatgacaaaatactacaaatcaattaacaattaataaactttaaggagtatagtttataggcaaatatgaattacctatttaaagtaccggctctttatgggtattttactttcaaacatttaatttaatacaaatatttacgctcaaatacatatttgtatttactttcaaatatttaatttttgttaaatacaaaaactaccaatctctcttccataaaaatattaatataacattttttcaattttagttacaaacatttatgtatttaacataaattaaatgattca encodes the following:
- the LOC113768515 gene encoding uncharacterized protein LOC113768515 isoform X2, giving the protein MWSAYLFRKHFSIRSLAKKTIPCFTLLQKSRLLSNPVGPRMFDNQCSINYSSLVEGIDSGYGLKTRNKNGGKSDSFTVSYLVNSCGLSEEKAILLSKRVKFESPEKPNAVLSFLRDQGFSSIHITRIVISAPKILLYNPEKTLLPKIEFFRSMWVSRTDLTNYLSANHHLLTYSLKNTILPMFNCFKSIFLTDARIASAAMWRNAFFCKNPVKNLTSNIAMLRELGVPEKHIRMSLAHFSLAMMQDNDQFAEALSQVEEMGFDPSKSMFMIALLARSGKGNRSRWARNYEIYSNWGWSEDEIRSAYRGQPFCMLVSEKKLTKLMDFMVNKMGWNSQVVARYPHIVTLSVEKRIIPRGSVIHLLHSKGLIEKNLSLYSIFSVREKNFLRKFVTLYEEQVPELRGVYQGC
- the LOC113768515 gene encoding uncharacterized protein LOC113768515 isoform X1, which encodes MWSAYLFRKHFSIRSLAKKTIPCFTLLQKSRLLSNPVGPRMFDNQCSINYSSLVEGIDSGYGLKTRNKNGGKSDSFTVSYLVNSCGLSEEKAILLSKRVKFESPEKPNAVLSFLRDQGFSSIHITRIVISAPKILLYNPEKTLLPKIEFFRSMWVSRTDLTNYLSANHHLLTYSLKNTILPMFNCFKSIFLTDARIASAAMWRNAFFCKNPVKNLTSNIAMLRELGVPEKHIRMSLAHFSLAMMQDNDQFAEALSQVEEMGFDPSKSMFMIALLARSGKGNRSRWARNYEIYSNWGWSEDEIRSAYRGQPFCMLVSEKKLTKLMDFMVNKMGWNSQVVARYPHIVTLSVEKRIIPRGSVIHLLHSKGLIEKNLSLYSIFSVREKNFLRKFVTLYEEQVPELRGVYQVTLI
- the LOC113768515 gene encoding uncharacterized protein LOC113768515 isoform X3 → MWSAYLFRKHFSIRSLAKKTIPCFTLLQKSRLLSNPVGPRMFDNQCSINYSSLVEGIDSGYGLKTRNKNGGKSDSFTVSYLVNSCGLSEEKAILLSKRVKFESPEKPNAVLSFLRDQGFSSIHITRIVISAPKILLYNPEKTLLPKIEFFRSMWVSRTDLTNYLSANHHLLTYSLKNTILPMFNCFKSIFLTDARIASAAMWRNAFFCKNPVKNLTSNIAMLRELGVPEKHIRMSLAHFSLAMMQDNDQFAEALSQVEEMGFDPSKSMFMIALLARSGKGNRSRWARNYEIYSNWGWSEDEIRSAYRGQPFCMLVSEKKLTKLMDFMVNKMGWNSQVVAREKNFLRKFVTLYEEQVPELRGVYQGKIGILDV